In the Zingiber officinale cultivar Zhangliang unplaced genomic scaffold, Zo_v1.1 ctg132, whole genome shotgun sequence genome, GCCGCCGCCCCAGTCGGAGAGCTCCCCGTTCCACCCGCGATCCCCCTACGCGGCCGCCAAGGTCGCCGCCCACTGGTACACCGTCAACTACCGCGAGGCCTACGGACTGTTCGCCTGCAACGGCATCCTCTTCAACCACGAGAGCCCCCGCCGCGGCGAGAACTTCGTGACCCGCAAGATCACCCGTGCCGTCGGCCGCATCCGCCTCGGCCTCCAAACCAAGGTCTTCCTCGGGAACCTATCGGCCGCCCGAGACTGGGGCTTCGCAGGCGACTACGTTGAAGCAATGTGGATGATGCTGCAGCAGGAGGAGGCGCGGGACTACGTGGTGGCGACGGAGGAATCGCACACGGTGGAGGAGTTTCTGCAGGCGGCGTTCGGCTACGTGGGGCTGGAATGGAAGGAGCACGTGGTGATAGATCCGCGGTACTTCCGGCCGGCGGAGGTGGACAACCTGAAAGGCGACTCGAGCAAGGCGAGGAAGGCGCTGGGGTGGAAGCCCAAGGTAGGGTTCCTGGAGCTGGTGAAGATGATGGTGGATCATGACCTGGAGATCGCCAAGAAGGAGAAGGTGCTCGCCGATGCCGGATACATCGACGCCCACCAGCAGCCCTAGTTCCGTTCCATCTCAGCGGCGTTTGGTCATTTTGAGTTCTCGCGGATGTCGGACACATCGACGCCCACCAGCAGCCCTAGTTCCGCTCCATCTCTGCGGCGTTTTGTCATTTTGAGTTCTTCGTATTCGATAAAATTAATTTCCCAAAGTTTTCTCCGAAATATGTTCGATCTTGCGATCGCCTTAAGGTTAGGGCCACTATTCGACTCATGTGATGAGTAGATCATATATCTAtgcaatcattttaaaaaaaaaaatactaattttataagaatttaaaATTGATTAAACCTTCTAATATATTAATGTTCGGTTTTATATTGATATATTATTGACGAAATGAAACATAAAGATGGCAGTGAAGTCGTAGCCGCTCTTGTCTCCGTCGTCAGCAACACCATTAGCTAAGCTTTGGTGTGGCGTTTGAATTTCAACATTACCCTTCGAATTTCTTGCCTTACTATTTTATTGAGATGGTCATCAATGCCGCTCAATTATTAATCACCTCCATCTTCTAAAACGGTTtatatatttttctaaattattataaCGGTCTAAATTTTATCTTTAGTGATCTATCCGAAGGCGTGAAGTTGAATAATCGGAGAAGTGACAGTTTCGTTGATTCGAAAAGACCTcgatttttacaaaataaaatcaaaattaggGAAGAGATCTTTTGCGTTGAGGATAAAgattttgtgtttcttcttcATACATTGTGTTGTGTGCCCTTGTTATACCTTTCTTGGtgacccttcatcttctcctgtttaatgatattgattACCGACAGAAGATATCTTTATCTTGACTTCTTCTCATTTAATGATTGATagagtattctattttattttctctttcctttattaattatttattttattgcttcATTAAGTGTATAATGCCAACGTCATTCTTCGAGCCAGACGAGTGGTCCGCTCGGCTCGGGCCTCGGCTCGCGTAACTTGTTCTTCTGTTGACCGAACTAATTATACTGTTTACTCAGATGGCCGATCGGACAATATGATGGTCGATAGGACAAGGGCCTCTCCGATCGATCGATGATCCGTTTTCTTGGTGGTAACCATCTTAACTTTGATCTATACATGATAATTGACTCGTGTCAAATAGACTCTTCCTTATTACCGTATCATTTAATTTTCAGCAATGTTCATactgttcaatttttttttcacattttattCAACCTGGGCCGTCTAATATTCTAATAATAACATTCTAGCTTAgagaattatattatattatattatattatataaacaattattaattttttttaaaaaaaaatcctttgcaAGTAAATTAACAAAATCACAACATGAACTCGTATAATATTTTGTGTCATGAATTCGAAAGAGAAAACAACACTGCTGTACCTATACACATGCTAGCTAGCTAGAGATTATGCGAAATGAATTTGTCGTGTTGGATATATATAATTTGCTTGGATCGATCAGGGGAAGATGAACTGATCGACGTTGTAATTATTTCCACCTCGAACTCCTAAACCAGTACTGCAAGCTCCAAAGTTGTCATCCATTATTCCGCCGAGCCTTTGCACCACCATCTCATGATCATCCAATTCTTTGTCTCCGTCTAAACCCACATCCAACAGCAAGCCAGTACTGTCTTCGATGAAGTGGTGGCGCAGCCATGCCAAGTCGAGAAAGTTGCCCTCCTGCAGTACTGGGAGATCAATGGGGAATGCCGGCgaagtcgtcgtcgtcgtctgtTCATGGCACAGTACTCTAATTGAATGGTCAGTAGGCATATGCTGATCAGGAGGAAGAGGAGGCGGAGTCGAGCAGCTCGGATTGTGGATATTCTCCTGCTCATTCTCCATGCCTCTCTTCTTGTGAAATACTCTGCAGAGCACCCAGTCTTCCTGTTACGCACAATGAAAcaccaaattaattaattatatctgAAGAAGAATATAATAAAagggaattaattaattaaagaagaAGAATTTGAGATATATGCATGGGCATGGGCATGGCGAACCTTGGGAGGTGCATGTAGCATCCCTAGTCGAAATTCATGCATGACCCAATTAGTCTTTCTCCCCTTGGGAGCCCTCCCTTGGTAGAACACCAACGTCTTCCTCGTTCCCACAACCTCATGGCTTTTTGGATCAGAAACCACGCGATCTTTCCCCGTCGTCTTCCAATACCCACTCTTGGTCGCTCGATTCGATCGCCAACCCCTCGCGTACTTTCGATCTCGGAAGCTAAAGAAGTACCACTCTTTCTCGTTTAGCTTTGCCGCCTCTGATACATACATAGATATATACACATCAATACAAACAGCAATAATAGAATaagtaattgattaattaattaattaattaattaactaacctGGAAGTTGCCATGGCTCATGAGTGTGCAAATCGACTTCGACCATGGTTCCTCGGGAGGAACTCTCGTTAGCTACCTTCTTCTGCAAGTAGTAGCACATAAGCTCCTCGTCGCTAGGGCAGAAGCGAAACCCAGCTGGGAGAGTCGACTCAATGTGCCTTAAACtcattaaaaataattaacaccCGGCCCGCCCTCAAATTTAAGGCTTAGCTACCTTCTTCGTGCGAAAACTACTTGAACTCCCTCTCTCTCGCTAGTCTCTCTATATATACACACAGATACGTATagctcgattaatttatattatgaaaAGCGGCTTACGTACTGTTTGGTATCAGATTGCTGTCATGATTTCCAGAGTTTGCGGCGGTCGTTATCTCCGAGAAGATGCTGTGTTTCCCTAACAAATATTATGCTTGTGGAGAAAGAATTTGATCAGATATCCATCGCCACAAGAAATCTAGCTGATGTAGCTCTTTACTGTGTATATATTATCAGGCTAAAACAACCTTTATGTTTTGTTGAAACTCTAATCTAAAAAATTATTAAGTACTCATCCACACATATATCTAAGGATAAAGATAGTAGTCGACGTAGAGATTAAAATCAGAGAAGTTAATGTTAGAGGACCAATGAACTTATTAAAAGTGGATTGAGCGGTATTCGATGTCAACTATCGATCAAGTTCGAAGTGTCCGGTTGACTAGCAGGTTCATTGGGACAGATTACTCATTCGAACTGGATTAGTAAAGCTAGAATATCATGTGCTCGCAATTGACTAAGCGAGTGTCAGGCCGATCGGAGCTTATGTCCGGTTGGGCGAGGAACAATTTGTCGAACCGAGTCACTATGAAGAAAAGCAGTTGAGATTAATCGGGCGGAGagtctcggccgagcggctacctcgctcggccaaATAGTGGGATCCTTCCCATATCTCTTAATATCCCCGGGAGGTAATGTCGCTGACAACAGgcaaatcgtacgacggaagcttctactgtcatcTTAGAGATTTGCATATCCTGTTGAGGTATGGTGTTAGAGATACTTTTCTAACATTTCATTTCATAGGATAGTTGGGAAAACATACTCGTGCCTTGAGGAGCGTGAACGTCGCCTATTGTAACAATATATAAAAAGGGTCCATGCACCGACGGAGGTATGTGTTATTCGTTATTTACGCTTGTGTTTTTTCTGCTACTATGTTGCTCCATTTTCTTTCTACTATTTTGATGACTGACTTGAATATTAGAGGGTCAATGTTGGGACCTTTTTCCTAACCCAACACTGACATTTGTGTGTTGCAGATTAGAACGAAGTCTTAAGCCACTAGTTCGAGTACATATGTATTGATATCCAAGCCTCTTCAAATCGAATTAGGAAAATGTTTAGCGCATTATGCAGATCGATCATATTAGTTAGTAGTTACGAATTAAATtctaatggaaaaaaaaataactaacaaTCTTAAACGAgatggagacattacttgtacatCCATATTTGTCGCCATTGTAAAACAAGTCAATTATTAGTAGTAATGAAACATGCACGCTTTTAATTTGTTGGATTAATTAGTCATTAAGTTAAAACTTTATCCATTTTACTGAGTCATAGTCCTAGGTGGCTGCCTTTCATTCACATGATGAGGATGACATGCCATAGTCATACACGTCCTAATCCAATCATTGAAAGGAGAGTCGAGCAAAGAAGAGAGACTACTTCATGATCAGTATAATTTAATTACTAATTAGACACATTATTCTCAAGCTaggaaactaattaattaataaatcattTGATCTTGACGAGCCTTAGAAAGAGTGCAATAATTGAACTCCATGATTTGGAATTAATAATTAATGAACAAACTCACATATCAAACTCTCCTCTCTGTCACAGCCCAGCATACACATGTGATAATATGATTGAAGAGATAACTTAATTAATATTGGATGTGTAAACGTTGGATATATATATAGCCAATATAATATACACATGGAATATTCTTCTCCTCAGTTCCTTGTCATTTCTAATTATGATGTTTCGAATTATTGCTAAAAGCTAATTAAGTACACAGGGAAATTGTCATGGGATGGCCACGCACCTTTCTCGTTCTCTTGTGGCAGCGGGACTCATGAAAGAAGGCATGAACACTGTGTGATAGAGATTGAACTACGAGTGTGCAGTTCGCATTTCTTATTATCTTTCATTTGCACATGTCGATCGATCCTTGGCCTTAATATATCCTTATTAATTACAACCATATGGAATTTAAATCATTTCTTTCCCTTTATTTTTAATATCTTTCATCGCCACCTCATTCTCCATTGTGGCACACCTCATTCTCAAGCAATCTAAGTTGtttgttaattagttaattgattaAAGGGATGTTTagttgatgggtttgggaatgaaaGAATAGAATGATAGTGAAATATAATATTTGGATTGTGAGTTTGAGAATGATAATTTAAGAATGATTTTTATATTTATGGAAATCAATTAAACCCATATAACTGGATGTATTTCATTTCTATTCTCATTCTCATTTATTTTACTATCAAACTCGTACCTATAATTATTCTAGTCATTTAATCAAACGACACGTAACATAATTAAGGAATTAAGTGATTATTTAGAATTTGCATGCAGTGGAAGTGTGGATTTGGGCATGTCTAATTAATTATATGACTTGAGAAGTTGGTAAAGTGGTTGTCTGCAAGCAAAATAATAGGGAGATGGCGACAAGATTCTTAATTAAAAGCGAGGCAAGGCAGAATGAAGCAGCAATACTTAATATGTATTAGTTgagataattaattatatttttctcAGGATTATCGATTGATTATAAAAGGGCCCATGAGTTTGGCCTTTTGGTGTTCAATTTGGACTTATTTTAGAGcagattatatatttatataagttAATTTAGgccaattaattaattattaatacgGAGGAAAAGCAAAATGCATAAAGAGAGAGATAACGCAAAAATCTGATAGAAAATGAAGCcttaaaagcattaatttaaccACTTGTAGAGAGACATTTCGAAGCCAACAAAGTATAAGATTTGTCATTTGTggataagtttaattagattttgaacatAATCTTTAGACTAATTATTGAAGAGGATAATTGAGAGATATTAATCTCAGCatccactatatatatatatatatatatatatattgcatcaTATTTTATAAAACATAGTTCACCACCGATCCCATCTCACTCAGGAAATCTTGATAATGTCCCCATAGATATCACAATATAATCACATCGTAACCTAACAAATCACAAGTAGTATTCAATCAGATTAGGAATAAATTTGATAGAAATTTGCTGTAATTGATAGTTTAAATCGTTCGAACTCTTAAGCTGTAGGTATAATACACAAGAATACGAATCATATCCTCGATTCAACCTCAAGAGTTCACGAGAACTTCATCAGGTGAGGTTATTCTTGCCCCACATGACAATCATGAAGATATACAATAGAAAAACGTACAATCCTGATGCCAAATACTACCTGTGCAAAGTCGAATAGGACATGTCATGCAACGTACACTCTACGGGATCCAACTTTATCAGACAATAATTGAGCAAAAATAATCTGTACAAATACAATCAAATTTCTTCCTCCATTTACATTTGCATTTGCAGCTCCGAAGGAATAACAAAGGATTAAATAAAagcaacaaagctcaagcagtctcttttttttttcaactttggcCCGTGGCTTCAAGCAAGAGTTCTCTTTATCTGCAGAAGAATGCCCTGTTATTGTCATTTGTAAACACATTCGTTAGCTACAATCAAATGAGACATACTTGGCATGGAGTTTCAATGCGCTGTCACTTACTTTCttcattatatttttgaaaatttaaaactactTTGCAATTAGAAAGCTTAATTACTTCCCATAGGTATAGTGCATCGGCAAATGAAAACCCTCTGCAGAAAAAGACCATGAGCATTCTGAAATATCAACACAATTGTCACTTCTGAATACATACACGTATATTATTTGGCAAGCTACTGCTCTACCACTAATTAAGATACTAAGGAACTACATACTTAAGGAAGTGGATTCTCATTCTTTGAACCAACTTATATAGGTACTGCTAACTATGAAGTTTTCTGCCTCTTCAAATATGAAAGGGATGGAATGCATTCATTCATTTAATTGGCATACCACAACCATTAGAACGCAATCTTTCTCATTGCATCCCATGCAACCAAACCAAACCCATTCCAACATTGTTGTCTGTTGAGTAGCATATGACGAATTTGAAAGTGCTAGGCCAAAGAATGCCctttttggaaaataaaagtaactATCTTATGTTCACAACATCCAATTttttacataataaaattttgaCAACTCAAATACGATAAGGTTTTGCTTGCTTTTCTGGTGGCACAAACTGAAGCAACATGATCTGGCTTCAAGATACTTACCTACTACATGAGAGAACCATTATGAACCTTAGAAAGAAGAACTGACTCTTTATTTCGTATTAGCCAAGAATAGGATTTGGACATAATCCATGATCTTACCACTAGTTCAGGAGAACAGTGATTTTTAAAGGCCATAATGAATCAGCGATAGTATGCCATATGACGGGATGATCTAAAAGGAGAAGAATCAAAAGGACTGGGCCTGCTTGCTGGTGTTGTAGAGTTAATAGGGGCTGTGGATTCCTTTTTCGGTAGCTTCACTTCCGATCGAAGCCATGACTCGACGACCGACAGCAAGTTATCAGCATTTTTCAATTCAACTATGTCGGACATCTTTCCTGACCTCAGCAACTCACCATCTTGGATGTAGGCCAAATGCGTTGCCCATGACTCCAGTCCATCAAATATATGAGTTGCATAGACAATGATGACTCCTCTCTGAAATACAATGACAGTACATCATAAAACAGAACAACAGAATGCTTAAATAGCTATGAGAAGTAGTAGCACATGCCAGTTCGCATTCTTCCTTGAAGAAATCAAGAAGATCCATTCTTGTCACAACATCGAGATCTACTGTCACCTCATCGAGTAGAAGAACCTGCATTCAATTTGAAGCTTAAGCAAAATCTCTACAGATATATACAAGATCCCATCATTTAgacaaaatatcatcaaagtctATGCCCGTAAAGAAGGAATTTAACGCCTGTTCAGAAAAAGTGTCATGTCATTTTTTTAATCTCTAATTAGGTCTCCAGGAACCAAGTTATGTGAACAAATCACAATACCATAGACTTCCAAATCATGTTAAGCAATGAAAATATTATTAGCGAACACTATATCCAGAAGCACTCGAGAATGATGATTTGAGCACTATCTTCTGTAGCAGCATGAAATTGTACCCTTTGTTGTTTTTGCAAAGAACTTCTGCTACAATACTAGCTTGGAAAACAGAAACAGTATCATTTGGGAGTGGAATGAGGAAACATGCTCTTCTTTCCAGATTGTtgatgatgaataaaaggaatgGGCAACAAATTAACCTTGTATGGGTAGAGAAGGCCCATGCATATTTGGACACGGCGGCGTTGTCCATCGGAAACTTTATGCATTCTCCACTGAAGATCAATGTCAAGAAGATCAATCAATTTCTCTCTCCTAACAGGATCGACACCTTCAACTGTTCAGAGATGATGAATAATAATTTGATAAGTACATATTTCCATCATTTATTTTCAACAATCAGTTGCACTGACACTAGCAAAGGCAAACTACAATCAGAAATGTTAATTCAATCAATACACATAACTTTAAGAAAAGATCACCaagcataaaaaatatttttcttagagAGAAAAAACCTACCGCACAAAATTGCAAACATTTCTTGCTTTCACAGCCAGTACTTGGAAAGCAATCAATAAGTAGTCATTTCAAAACAAACTTACCAATACTAACATTATTAATCTGATGTAGACAAATCCagcaagagattttttttttttttttgagaaaggcGTATCAAGTAATACATTTTATCAAATTCTCATCACCCAAACTTTCATTCAACATCATACCTCCAAAAATCATGTGTTCAGCAGAAAAGTCGCCCTGGAGTGGAATCTCTCCCTGAGTGAACAAGAAGTCCTTGAGTTAGATAATCAATCCACTAATGAATGCAGTTTAGACTTTCAACAACTTTATTCCTTGCTATGCTTACAACTTTCAACACAGCATATGTCAAACACCGTTTCAGATCTCATATCGTGGAATAGATTGAAACTATGACACACAAGGGACATCAATCAGAAAACATCACCAGTCAACTATCAACTTCGCCATTTGCTAGTCATTATATTGCATTTCAATTGCTTAGGAATTTCAAACAAAAACAGAAAGGAAAAGCATATTAAACTTAATCGATGATAAAGAAATTCACTTTTCCAAACTGATTAGTTCCAGACAGGACTAATATCAGGAAAGTCATACATAATAAATTATCATTTATTTTTTGGGGGAAGGGGAGGTCAATTAACTCCACTTGAAGACAACAATAAATACCAAACACTCACAGCTGATCCAACAGTTTTGCTCCAAGATCCACCAAGATAAGAAAGATCACCACTACAAACAAGTTGCGTGTCATGGAAAGCCGAGGCATTAAGAACTCGCACCACATCCCTTCCCCCAACCATATGCTTCCCTGCTAAAATCTTCAAAAGGGTAGTTTTTCCTGCAGAAACCCGCCAAATATAGAGTTTGAAGGGAAAACTTTTTATACTCGCATTCAACAGTAGCTTTAAGCGTTGAATCAATTAGAGTACAAGTAATTTTTTATACTGGAATCGAAGAGTAATTTCGAGGGTTGAATCAATTATAGCGCAACTTGTAATaatgtaataaaaatattttctcctTTAATATTGCTAGTGATATAGTGTTGCATAGATTCAAATTGAGGAATACGGTCCATGTTGCCGATCTCAAATAGTTGGGTCAATCAAGGTACTGAAAAGCAAATTTCCTATGTGTTTCAACACGGAGAGATGCAAATTAAAAACTTTAAATCATTCTTCTTCCGGAAGATTGGAAAAAATTATACTTGGGCACGATCTTCAATTGTACAAGCATTATACAGTATACCGTGCAAAACTTGACTACAAATCCTTGCTACGGTCAAAACGATTCATCCAATTCAACGATGTATACAACTAGCCGAGGCCAGAAAGCATTCACTTCAAGGAGAATTCTATACTAAAATTCATCTACGCACGCAAAATTCTGAAGTGAGTTTAAATACAGGAAAAGATATGATTTGGTACTATATTTAACCTGTAAGGAAGAAATCAAAGAATACCTAGCAATATCAAAGAAGGACAAATCTAGGTTAGGAGAGGGAAGACTCACCAGATCCATTAGCGCCGATGAGGAGGCATCGGGAACCGGGAGAGACGTTCAGGTTAAACCTAGCGAAAAGC is a window encoding:
- the LOC122036079 gene encoding GDP-mannose 4,6 dehydratase 1-like, which produces PPQSESSPFHPRSPYAAAKVAAHWYTVNYREAYGLFACNGILFNHESPRRGENFVTRKITRAVGRIRLGLQTKVFLGNLSAARDWGFAGDYVEAMWMMLQQEEARDYVVATEESHTVEEFLQAAFGYVGLEWKEHVVIDPRYFRPAEVDNLKGDSSKARKALGWKPKVGFLELVKMMVDHDLEIAKKEKVLADAGYIDAHQQP
- the LOC122036074 gene encoding protein CUP-SHAPED COTYLEDON 1-like, which translates into the protein MSLRHIESTLPAGFRFCPSDEELMCYYLQKKVANESSSRGTMVEVDLHTHEPWQLPEAAKLNEKEWYFFSFRDRKYARGWRSNRATKSGYWKTTGKDRVVSDPKSHEVVGTRKTLVFYQGRAPKGRKTNWVMHEFRLGMLHAPPKEDWVLCRVFHKKRGMENEQENIHNPSCSTPPPLPPDQHMPTDHSIRVLCHEQTTTTTSPAFPIDLPVLQEGNFLDLAWLRHHFIEDSTGLLLDVGLDGDKELDDHEMVVQRLGGIMDDNFGACSTGLGVRGGNNYNVDQFIFP
- the LOC122036065 gene encoding ABC transporter I family member 19-like, producing the protein MIGGGIEVSGLHFAYEGRSPLFARFNLNVSPGSRCLLIGANGSGKTTLLKILAGKHMVGGRDVVRVLNASAFHDTQLVCSGDLSYLGGSWSKTVGSAGEIPLQGDFSAEHMIFGVEGVDPVRREKLIDLLDIDLQWRMHKVSDGQRRRVQICMGLLYPYKVLLLDEVTVDLDVVTRMDLLDFFKEECELRGVIIVYATHIFDGLESWATHLAYIQDGELLRSGKMSDIVELKNADNLLSVVESWLRSEVKLPKKESTAPINSTTPASRPSPFDSSPFRSSRHMAYYR